The proteins below come from a single Paracoccus sp. SCSIO 75233 genomic window:
- a CDS encoding IS66 family transposase, with protein MLDEPVTIPDNPEELRSFTARLLDEVKAQAVLIEKLRLQLAGHRAHRFGASSETVEQLQLALETSEIAAAAMTARMKLPDIEAKSKPKRKPIPDHIPRMEVELTPGSDACADCGGHLRRIGEDVTEELEYVPGRFIVNHIVRPRFACACCERFMQSPLPSRPIERGRPGPGLLAHVLVSRYADHLPLYRQSQIFDREGIDLDRSTQADWVGKTTALVEPLTDAIGRHVLSTEAIFADDTPVRMLAPGTGKTRTARIWTHARVERPWDGEAPPAVWYRFSGDRKGQHPKDHLADYRGWMHADGYTAR; from the coding sequence ATGCTGGACGAGCCCGTAACCATCCCCGACAATCCCGAGGAACTGCGCAGCTTCACGGCGCGGCTTCTGGATGAGGTCAAGGCGCAGGCGGTACTGATCGAAAAGCTGCGGCTTCAGTTGGCCGGGCACCGGGCCCATCGGTTTGGCGCCTCCTCCGAGACCGTCGAACAGCTGCAACTGGCACTGGAAACCAGCGAGATCGCGGCCGCGGCAATGACCGCCCGGATGAAACTGCCCGACATCGAGGCGAAGTCCAAGCCGAAGCGCAAACCGATCCCGGATCACATTCCCCGGATGGAAGTGGAACTGACACCGGGTTCTGACGCCTGTGCCGATTGCGGCGGGCATCTGCGGCGGATCGGCGAGGACGTGACCGAAGAACTGGAATATGTGCCAGGGCGCTTCATCGTGAACCACATCGTGCGCCCGCGCTTCGCCTGTGCCTGTTGCGAACGCTTTATGCAATCGCCGCTGCCCTCGCGCCCCATTGAACGCGGTCGCCCGGGACCCGGGCTGCTGGCCCATGTGCTGGTCAGCAGATATGCGGATCACCTGCCATTATACCGCCAAAGCCAAATCTTCGATCGGGAAGGCATTGATCTGGACCGGTCGACGCAGGCCGATTGGGTTGGCAAGACCACAGCCCTGGTGGAGCCTTTGACCGATGCCATCGGTCGTCATGTTCTGTCGACCGAAGCAATCTTTGCCGACGACACCCCGGTGCGCATGCTGGCACCCGGCACCGGCAAGACCCGGACAGCGCGGATCTGGACCCATGCCCGTGTCGAACGCCCCTGGGATGGTGAGGCCCCGCCAGCCGTATGGTATCGCTTCTCGGGCGACCGCAAGGGACAGCATCCCAAAGACCATCTGGCCGACTATCGGGGCTGGATGCATGCCGATGGCTATACCGCTCGATAA
- a CDS encoding TetR/AcrR family transcriptional regulator, with amino-acid sequence MSLRDLSAESGVSMGGLYAYFDSKTTLLKMILTEVTEQTRATLSAVPDAISSNPSAHLDWLIDTHLKLTEAMLPWFTFAFMEAKNFPAAERRMAVDSEELTEEFFAEVIRRGVAEGSFRSDTTPLLPSLIKPLLQDWYVKRAKYRRRGVSLSDYSEAVRLVVHQVCDDQG; translated from the coding sequence ATGTCGCTGCGTGATTTGTCAGCAGAATCGGGCGTTTCCATGGGTGGGCTTTATGCCTATTTCGATTCGAAAACGACATTGCTGAAGATGATACTGACCGAGGTCACTGAACAGACGCGCGCAACCTTGTCGGCCGTTCCGGACGCAATTTCGTCCAATCCATCTGCCCATCTCGACTGGCTGATCGACACGCATCTGAAACTCACCGAGGCAATGCTTCCGTGGTTCACTTTCGCATTTATGGAAGCCAAGAATTTCCCCGCCGCCGAACGCCGTATGGCCGTTGACAGCGAGGAACTGACCGAGGAGTTCTTCGCTGAAGTCATCCGCCGCGGAGTGGCCGAAGGCAGCTTCAGGTCGGATACAACCCCGCTTCTGCCATCTCTCATAAAGCCGCTATTGCAAGATTGGTACGTAAAACGTGCCAAATATCGCCGCCGCGGTGTCTCGCTGTCCGATTATTCGGAGGCGGTGCGTCTGGTCGTCCATCAGGTCTGCGATGATCAGGGCTGA
- a CDS encoding SDR family NAD(P)-dependent oxidoreductase, which translates to MRKNDSPANSMTWPGLAGKTALVTGASSGLGAHFAKLLSGQGVGVTLAARRAVRLEGLAAEITAEGGRADVIEMDVSNAAGVEAALSGKLFDIVINNAGTSASTPALDHSADDIDMVIDTNLKAPFHVAKATAAAMIAAGQGGSIVNIASILGLRVSNHLSAYAASKSGLIQLSRSLALEWARHGIRVNAICPGYIETEINREFFATEAGERLIKRIPQRRLGLPSDLDGALLLLVSDLGSFMTGSEIIADGGHAINPL; encoded by the coding sequence ATGCGCAAGAATGACAGCCCAGCCAACAGCATGACGTGGCCCGGTCTCGCGGGCAAAACCGCGCTTGTGACCGGGGCCTCATCGGGGTTAGGGGCGCATTTTGCCAAGCTGCTTTCCGGGCAGGGTGTTGGCGTTACGCTGGCTGCCCGCCGTGCAGTACGGCTGGAGGGGCTTGCTGCCGAGATCACCGCTGAAGGCGGGCGGGCCGATGTGATCGAGATGGACGTTTCGAATGCCGCAGGCGTGGAGGCGGCTCTGTCGGGCAAGCTTTTCGATATTGTCATCAACAATGCGGGCACGTCCGCTTCAACCCCGGCATTGGATCACAGTGCCGACGATATCGATATGGTCATCGACACAAACCTGAAGGCACCGTTTCATGTTGCCAAGGCGACTGCGGCCGCGATGATTGCGGCGGGGCAGGGTGGCAGTATTGTAAATATCGCCTCGATCCTTGGCTTGAGGGTCAGCAATCATCTGTCAGCCTATGCGGCGTCGAAATCGGGCCTGATCCAACTCAGCCGGTCGCTGGCCCTAGAGTGGGCGCGGCATGGGATACGCGTCAATGCGATTTGCCCGGGTTACATTGAAACCGAAATCAACCGCGAGTTCTTTGCGACCGAAGCCGGAGAACGGCTTATCAAGCGCATCCCTCAGCGTCGGCTTGGCCTGCCTTCCGATCTTGACGGTGCGCTGCTGCTCCTGGTGTCCGACCTCGGTTCTTTCATGACCGGAAGCGAAATCATCGCCGATGGCGGTCACGCGATAAACCCGCTTTGA
- a CDS encoding acyl-CoA dehydrogenase family protein yields MDFTISPRIEDYRARIERFVNDEIIPVEADKTAWDEHENISLDALEILREKARAEGLWCLQVSKENGGQELGVLGMAVCYEEMNRSIFGPVAFNSGAPDDGNMMVLEKVGTDAQKERWLAPVVAGKARSSFVMTEPHPGGGSDPGMMLTTARKDGDNYVIRGRKWFITGAAEAEHFILVARTSDDPRRGLSAFLHYRDDPGFRIDRRIPIMGPEEHGGHCEVVYEDMVLPADRLLMGEGMGLKVTQIRLGVARLTHCMRWLGLSKRCMEIAREYAQNRHGFGVRLSDRESIQIKLGDLAMGIEIGRILVAKAAWELDRGSFAKKEVSMAKIHVANLLHKAADVAIQINGARGYSKDTVLEWIYRYARQARLVDGADEVHQMVLNRHLDTEDRDFWKWEVA; encoded by the coding sequence ATGGACTTTACAATTTCACCGCGGATTGAGGATTACCGTGCGCGGATCGAGCGTTTTGTGAATGACGAGATCATTCCTGTCGAGGCAGATAAGACGGCTTGGGATGAGCATGAAAACATCTCCCTCGATGCGCTTGAGATATTGCGTGAAAAGGCGCGTGCCGAAGGGCTTTGGTGCCTGCAAGTGTCGAAAGAAAACGGCGGCCAGGAACTCGGCGTCCTTGGTATGGCCGTCTGCTACGAAGAGATGAACCGTTCGATTTTTGGGCCGGTTGCGTTCAACTCGGGCGCACCAGACGACGGCAATATGATGGTTCTGGAAAAAGTCGGAACCGATGCGCAGAAAGAGCGGTGGCTGGCGCCGGTCGTCGCGGGCAAGGCGCGTTCATCCTTTGTCATGACCGAACCGCATCCGGGCGGGGGCTCCGATCCGGGCATGATGCTGACCACGGCGCGCAAAGATGGCGATAACTACGTTATCCGGGGGCGGAAATGGTTTATCACTGGCGCTGCTGAGGCTGAGCATTTCATTCTTGTCGCCCGCACATCGGACGATCCGCGCCGGGGGCTTTCGGCGTTTCTGCACTACAGGGACGATCCGGGTTTTCGAATTGATCGCCGTATCCCGATCATGGGGCCGGAGGAGCATGGCGGTCATTGCGAGGTGGTTTACGAGGATATGGTTCTTCCGGCCGACCGGCTGCTCATGGGAGAAGGCATGGGCCTGAAGGTGACGCAAATCCGGTTGGGTGTTGCGCGTTTGACGCATTGCATGCGCTGGCTTGGCCTTTCGAAGCGCTGCATGGAAATCGCGCGTGAATATGCGCAGAACCGCCATGGTTTCGGGGTGCGGTTGTCTGATCGCGAGAGCATTCAGATCAAGCTGGGCGATCTGGCAATGGGGATCGAGATCGGGCGCATTCTGGTGGCCAAAGCGGCATGGGAGCTTGATCGCGGCAGTTTTGCGAAAAAAGAGGTCTCGATGGCCAAGATTCACGTCGCAAACCTGCTGCACAAGGCAGCGGATGTTGCGATCCAGATCAACGGTGCAAGGGGCTATTCGAAGGACACTGTGCTGGAGTGGATCTATCGCTATGCGCGTCAGGCGCGATTGGTCGATGGTGCTGACGAAGTACATCAGATGGTGCTTAACCGCCATCTCGACACTGAAGACCGGGATTTCTGGAAATGGGAAGTTGCGTGA
- a CDS encoding phosphotransferase family protein, whose product MSKLDVLALKRWLGEKLPVSDRLELTRIGGGQSNPTWFVDYGDHRMVLRKKPDGPILKGAHAVEREFRVMRALADTDVPVPRVLWLEEDETVLGTPFYLMERLEGRVFHHASLPDQSPEERRAIYLEMARVLARLHAARPEDIGLADFGRPGNYFDRQIARWSRQYRESSGPRIPALDRMSDWLAENVPPDDGAVSIAHGDFRLGNLMFHPNETRVIGVLDWELSTLGHPLADLGYAAMIWRSTPDEYGGIRGTGWQDAGVPTEAEFVREYYANAIPTSPLLPFHIAFAMFRFSVIFVGIADRVRAGNAAAENADKLGPLAERFAILSEEAIQEG is encoded by the coding sequence ATGAGCAAGCTTGATGTGCTGGCGCTGAAGCGCTGGCTTGGCGAGAAACTTCCGGTTTCCGATAGATTGGAACTGACCCGCATTGGTGGCGGGCAGTCCAATCCGACCTGGTTTGTCGATTACGGCGATCATCGAATGGTGCTGCGCAAAAAGCCGGACGGGCCGATCCTGAAAGGTGCCCATGCGGTTGAGCGCGAATTCCGCGTCATGCGTGCGCTGGCGGATACCGACGTGCCGGTTCCGCGTGTCTTGTGGCTGGAAGAGGACGAAACCGTACTGGGGACGCCCTTCTACCTGATGGAGCGGCTTGAAGGCCGGGTTTTTCACCACGCCAGCCTGCCCGATCAATCGCCTGAGGAGCGCCGCGCGATCTATCTTGAAATGGCGCGGGTTCTTGCCCGGCTGCACGCGGCGCGACCCGAAGATATCGGCCTCGCTGATTTTGGACGGCCGGGGAACTATTTCGACCGGCAGATTGCACGATGGAGCCGGCAATACCGTGAATCGTCCGGCCCCCGCATTCCCGCGCTCGACAGAATGTCCGACTGGCTGGCTGAGAATGTGCCGCCCGATGATGGAGCGGTGTCTATTGCGCATGGGGATTTCCGTTTGGGAAACCTCATGTTTCACCCGAATGAGACGCGAGTGATCGGGGTGCTTGACTGGGAGCTGTCGACGCTTGGGCATCCGCTGGCCGATCTTGGATATGCGGCGATGATATGGCGGTCGACGCCGGATGAATATGGCGGCATTCGTGGAACAGGATGGCAGGATGCCGGTGTCCCGACCGAAGCCGAGTTCGTTCGCGAATATTACGCCAACGCAATTCCGACCTCTCCGCTACTGCCGTTTCATATCGCCTTTGCCATGTTCCGTTTCTCGGTGATTTTCGTTGGTATCGCGGATCGCGTGCGGGCGGGAAATGCCGCCGCAGAGAATGCCGACAAGCTCGGGCCACTGGCGGAACGGTTCGCCATTTTGTCCGAGGAAGCGATTCAGGAAGGTTAG
- a CDS encoding AMP-binding protein, with translation MYKTTDPRIPPTEACVLRPLLERQAEMLGSRIYAKFGDGTEWSFAETLAQTRRTAAGLKALGVCPGQTVLIALPNGPDALRVWFAVNYLGAIAVHVNPAYRGGLLERVIVNSGAHIFVTLADLVPFITATERGALRQLILFGEAETPDDLEVHAASELDDHGNDPGSADTDLLPFDTQCIIYTSGTTGPSKGVMCSYLHIYTAGRAVYFLNDTDRYLVNLPMYHVSGILPCMLMLGLGGSIAVIERFRTQDFWKTIADTEASFAILLGVMTRFLLNQPECEEEKLGHLRHIIQQPLDEDAAILRERFGFDVYTSFNMTEVSLPIVSSANPGVAGTCGTARDGVSLRIVDDYDCEVPTGETGELIVRTDRPYAMMHGYYRDPEATAKAWRNGWFHTGDRFRMDEAGNYYFVDRLKDTIRRRGENISSFEVEAALMAHPSIREAAAVAVDSEISESEVLAVVSLADSQVLDPAELIVFLRPRLAHFMIPRFVRIVEELPKTPTQKIEKHVLRKIGLSEGDAWDRELAGVSVRRAAPGTADAHR, from the coding sequence ATGTACAAGACGACTGACCCCAGAATACCGCCGACCGAGGCTTGCGTCCTTCGTCCTTTGCTCGAACGGCAAGCTGAGATGTTGGGCTCGCGAATCTATGCAAAGTTCGGCGACGGAACGGAATGGAGCTTTGCGGAAACGCTCGCACAAACGCGCCGAACGGCTGCCGGGCTGAAAGCGCTTGGGGTGTGTCCGGGTCAGACCGTGCTGATCGCACTTCCAAACGGTCCAGATGCGCTTAGGGTATGGTTTGCGGTCAACTATCTCGGGGCGATTGCGGTTCACGTCAATCCTGCCTATCGCGGCGGATTGCTGGAAAGGGTTATTGTCAACTCTGGAGCGCACATCTTCGTTACGCTCGCAGATCTCGTGCCGTTTATCACAGCAACTGAACGTGGCGCGTTGCGGCAGTTGATCCTGTTCGGTGAAGCCGAAACGCCGGACGATCTTGAGGTGCATGCCGCCTCGGAGCTGGACGATCACGGCAACGATCCCGGTTCCGCCGATACCGATCTTCTGCCGTTCGATACGCAATGTATTATCTACACCTCCGGCACGACCGGGCCTTCGAAAGGCGTGATGTGTTCCTATCTGCATATCTACACAGCAGGACGGGCCGTCTATTTTCTGAATGACACTGATCGCTATCTGGTCAATCTGCCGATGTATCATGTCTCAGGTATTCTGCCCTGCATGCTGATGCTGGGGCTTGGCGGATCAATCGCCGTGATCGAGAGGTTCCGAACGCAGGACTTCTGGAAAACCATTGCCGATACCGAAGCGAGCTTTGCCATTCTGTTGGGCGTCATGACCCGGTTTCTACTGAACCAGCCCGAATGTGAGGAAGAAAAACTGGGCCATTTGCGGCATATCATCCAGCAACCTCTGGATGAAGATGCCGCCATTCTGCGGGAACGTTTCGGTTTCGATGTCTACACTTCGTTTAATATGACCGAGGTGTCTCTGCCGATTGTTTCCTCTGCCAATCCGGGGGTCGCCGGTACATGCGGGACTGCGCGGGACGGTGTGTCGCTGCGAATTGTGGATGATTACGATTGCGAGGTGCCGACGGGAGAGACGGGGGAGCTGATCGTTCGGACGGATCGACCCTACGCGATGATGCATGGCTATTACCGCGATCCGGAGGCAACGGCGAAGGCATGGCGCAACGGCTGGTTTCACACCGGTGACCGTTTCCGCATGGATGAGGCCGGAAACTACTATTTCGTCGACCGGCTCAAGGACACCATCAGGCGCCGCGGCGAGAACATTTCATCGTTTGAGGTTGAGGCTGCGCTTATGGCGCACCCTTCCATTCGCGAGGCGGCGGCAGTGGCCGTCGACAGCGAGATCAGCGAAAGCGAGGTGCTGGCCGTCGTGTCTCTGGCTGACAGTCAGGTGCTCGACCCTGCTGAACTGATTGTTTTTTTGCGCCCGAGGCTGGCGCATTTCATGATCCCGCGATTTGTGCGGATCGTGGAGGAATTGCCCAAAACGCCGACGCAGAAAATTGAAAAACATGTGTTGCGCAAGATTGGGCTGAGCGAAGGCGATGCTTGGGACCGGGAGCTGGCGGGGGTCTCTGTCCGTCGCGCGGCCCCTGGGACTGCTGACGCCCATAGGTGA
- a CDS encoding carboxyl transferase domain-containing protein, giving the protein MPELKSLLIANRGEIAIRIARAAAELGIETIGIAPRDDGASLHLSHVDRFRTLEGVGAKAYLDLDTIMAIVAEEGCDAVHPGYGFLSENAEFARRCEDAGVRFVGPDSEVLSELGDKAAARTLALSHSVPLLEGTDAGITEADAAAFMASLGDDASIMIKAVSGGGGRGMRVVRTRDDLPQAYAICRSEALAAFGDDAVYAERFVPRARHVEVQILGDNRGGLCHLWDRECSLQRRHQKVIEIAPCVGLPITTRQAMIDAALKMAGAVDYRSLGTFEFLVDADAPGSDAFWFMEANPRIQVEHTVTEEATGIDIVQAQLAIAGGATLSDLGLNDSLPEPAFTAIQARVTMERIEADGSLKPAAGKLSVFEPPTGPGVRTDSFAYAGYHTSTAYDPLLAKVIVKTRGHDFGRAVGKLDRALSEMQIQGVDTNLEFLRRLLAHPQVVEGSFYTRFIEDHAVDLLNAGLAAKRHPAAEVETGAHASSDSDAPSLGSGEIAVAAPMQGMVITVSVKPGDEVVPGQELGLVEAMKMQMAITAPQSGQITFAIAEGSQTEAGGVLFHIAADQKAEALRKAAEAPDPDHIRPELEELQARRATLLDDARPEAVAKRHGLGKRTIRENLAEFFDETRYDEYGSLTIAAQRQRRSIDELIRISPADGMIAAIGQVNSDEFGAQATRCIALAYDYTVLAGTQGINSHKKTDRMLELAGKWRAPVMIFAEGGGGRPGDTDYPGMTGLASMTFRRLAALNGQVPLVGIATGRCFAGNAAMLGCCDVIIATEDSSIGMAGPAMIEGGGLGVVRPEEVGPVSVQGPNGVIDILVKDEAAAMDISRKYLSYFQGRIDDWDAADQRLLRNAIPQDRMRAYDIRSLIGLLCDVNSVLELRAQFAPGIVTALVRIEGHPMGLIANDPRVLGGAIDADCADKTARFLQLCDAFDLPVLSLCDTPGFMVGPAAEKTALVRHVSRMFVAAAGMDVPLVTLVLRKGYGLGAMGMSGGSFHAADATFAWPTGEFGGMGLEGAVRLAYRKELAAVEGKAREALFREYVDKLYEKGKALNIAASLEIDDVIDPAETRSRIVNVLATAEFSRKSCAMRRIDTW; this is encoded by the coding sequence GTGCCGGAACTCAAGTCACTCCTCATCGCCAATCGCGGCGAGATCGCAATCCGCATCGCGCGGGCGGCGGCGGAACTTGGAATAGAAACGATCGGGATCGCGCCGCGTGATGATGGCGCCTCGCTGCATCTCAGTCATGTGGATCGATTTCGGACGCTTGAAGGCGTGGGAGCGAAAGCCTATCTCGATTTGGATACAATCATGGCAATTGTCGCAGAAGAAGGCTGCGATGCGGTCCATCCCGGTTATGGCTTTCTGAGCGAGAACGCGGAATTCGCACGGCGCTGTGAGGACGCCGGGGTCCGCTTTGTTGGACCGGATTCCGAAGTACTGTCGGAATTGGGTGATAAGGCTGCGGCCCGAACATTGGCCCTTTCTCATTCCGTCCCGCTGCTCGAAGGAACTGACGCGGGCATTACGGAAGCTGACGCCGCCGCTTTTATGGCATCGTTGGGAGACGACGCATCCATCATGATCAAGGCAGTTTCAGGTGGCGGGGGGCGTGGCATGCGTGTGGTCCGCACGCGAGATGATTTACCACAAGCTTATGCAATCTGCCGGAGTGAAGCTCTGGCGGCATTTGGCGACGATGCGGTCTACGCGGAGCGCTTTGTGCCGCGAGCCCGCCATGTTGAAGTCCAAATCCTGGGGGATAACCGGGGCGGGCTTTGCCATCTTTGGGATCGCGAATGCTCGCTTCAACGCCGCCATCAGAAAGTGATTGAAATTGCGCCTTGCGTGGGTTTGCCAATCACCACAAGGCAGGCGATGATTGACGCCGCTTTGAAAATGGCTGGTGCGGTCGACTATCGTAGCCTTGGCACATTTGAGTTTCTCGTAGATGCGGATGCGCCCGGTTCTGACGCATTTTGGTTCATGGAGGCAAATCCGCGCATTCAGGTTGAGCACACGGTCACCGAGGAAGCGACCGGGATTGATATCGTGCAGGCGCAACTTGCTATCGCGGGCGGAGCAACACTGAGCGACCTTGGGCTGAATGACAGCCTTCCGGAGCCAGCTTTCACGGCAATACAGGCTCGGGTCACGATGGAGCGGATTGAAGCGGATGGCAGCTTAAAGCCGGCAGCGGGCAAGCTGAGCGTTTTTGAGCCGCCTACCGGACCGGGGGTGCGGACGGATAGCTTCGCTTATGCGGGTTACCACACCAGTACCGCATATGATCCGCTGCTAGCGAAGGTTATTGTGAAAACGCGCGGACATGATTTTGGGCGTGCGGTCGGGAAGTTGGATCGTGCGCTTTCGGAGATGCAGATTCAAGGTGTCGATACGAATCTGGAATTTCTGCGCCGGTTGCTGGCCCATCCGCAGGTTGTGGAGGGGAGTTTTTATACACGGTTCATCGAAGATCATGCCGTCGATCTGCTAAATGCGGGTCTGGCTGCGAAGCGCCATCCGGCGGCTGAGGTAGAAACCGGCGCGCATGCATCGAGCGACAGCGACGCGCCTTCGCTTGGCTCTGGCGAAATTGCCGTGGCCGCCCCGATGCAGGGAATGGTGATTACTGTTAGCGTGAAGCCGGGCGATGAGGTGGTTCCGGGACAGGAGTTGGGTCTTGTCGAGGCGATGAAGATGCAAATGGCGATTACCGCTCCGCAATCCGGGCAGATAACCTTCGCCATTGCGGAGGGATCCCAGACCGAGGCTGGCGGGGTTCTCTTTCATATCGCGGCAGATCAAAAAGCCGAGGCGCTGCGGAAGGCGGCTGAGGCGCCCGATCCTGATCATATTCGCCCAGAGCTTGAGGAGTTGCAGGCGCGACGTGCGACCTTGCTTGACGATGCCCGGCCCGAAGCTGTGGCCAAGCGGCACGGGCTGGGAAAGCGCACGATTCGGGAAAACCTGGCCGAATTTTTCGATGAAACACGTTATGATGAATATGGCAGCCTGACAATCGCCGCGCAGCGTCAGCGCAGATCAATAGATGAACTTATACGCATAAGCCCCGCTGACGGCATGATCGCCGCGATAGGTCAGGTCAATTCAGACGAGTTTGGAGCGCAAGCCACGCGCTGCATTGCGCTTGCCTATGATTACACGGTGCTGGCCGGGACGCAGGGCATCAACTCTCACAAGAAGACGGATCGGATGCTTGAATTGGCCGGGAAATGGCGCGCGCCGGTCATGATCTTTGCCGAGGGTGGCGGTGGAAGGCCCGGGGATACGGACTATCCCGGCATGACCGGGTTGGCGTCGATGACCTTTCGACGCCTTGCTGCGCTGAATGGTCAGGTGCCGCTTGTCGGCATCGCGACGGGTCGTTGCTTTGCCGGGAATGCGGCAATGCTGGGATGTTGTGACGTTATAATAGCAACGGAAGACTCGTCTATCGGCATGGCTGGTCCGGCGATGATCGAAGGCGGAGGGCTGGGCGTCGTCCGTCCCGAAGAGGTCGGCCCGGTTTCTGTACAGGGTCCGAATGGGGTTATCGATATTCTGGTGAAGGACGAAGCCGCCGCCATGGATATTTCGCGCAAGTATCTTAGCTATTTTCAGGGCCGGATCGACGATTGGGATGCGGCTGATCAGCGCCTGTTGAGGAATGCAATCCCGCAAGACCGAATGCGAGCTTATGATATTCGGTCGCTGATCGGTTTGCTTTGCGACGTGAATTCGGTGCTGGAGCTTCGCGCGCAGTTTGCGCCGGGCATTGTGACGGCACTGGTCCGCATCGAAGGTCATCCGATGGGCCTGATCGCGAATGATCCGCGTGTGCTTGGCGGCGCCATCGATGCGGACTGTGCAGACAAGACGGCCCGGTTTTTGCAATTATGCGATGCATTCGACCTTCCGGTCCTGTCACTTTGCGACACGCCGGGTTTCATGGTTGGGCCGGCGGCCGAAAAAACCGCGTTGGTAAGACATGTCTCGCGCATGTTTGTCGCGGCGGCTGGCATGGATGTTCCACTTGTTACGCTGGTACTGCGCAAGGGTTACGGGCTGGGTGCCATGGGTATGTCGGGGGGCAGCTTTCATGCCGCTGATGCGACATTTGCCTGGCCCACCGGAGAATTCGGCGGGATGGGCCTAGAAGGCGCGGTCCGGCTCGCTTACCGCAAGGAGCTGGCTGCGGTCGAGGGAAAGGCGCGTGAGGCGCTTTTCCGCGAATATGTCGATAAGCTCTATGAGAAAGGTAAGGCGCTCAACATCGCCGCGTCTCTGGAAATCGATGATGTGATTGATCCTGCCGAAACGCGCAGCCGCATTGTGAATGTTCTGGCAACCGCGGAATTTTCACGGAAGTCGTGCGCAATGAGGCGAATAGACACCTGGTAG
- a CDS encoding C4-dicarboxylate TRAP transporter substrate-binding protein, protein MTHISTTLGALAVATALSTPSANAEELRFAIGVPENFTIVQAMTYFADTIPERTNGEITAKLFTGSSLLNFTETFSGVRDGIADMGYVVSAYHRAELKESNLIGDLGMLGSNLVVMAGAASEYCLTDAECIAEYQREGQVFLGFASTPPYRLISVEPLETLDDVKGKRIRSFSGQGRWAEALGAVQVNLPAGDIYEGFSQGTIDVNTHPYEAFETLSLKDVAKYVTDLPLGTFYVNALFNTNIDVWRNWDEATRIAVMDTAAEGLGRAAAATYAEDLAYHDGGVEALGVTVITPSPELISATEEFVAADVPGIATLNEETFGVTGAAEKIDRFRALVEKWTGLVGEIDASDPEAVAGLYRENIFGDVDKANYGL, encoded by the coding sequence ATGACACATATCTCGACCACGTTGGGGGCGCTGGCAGTTGCCACGGCTTTGTCAACGCCATCCGCAAATGCTGAAGAGTTGCGTTTTGCGATCGGTGTGCCTGAGAACTTTACCATCGTTCAGGCGATGACCTATTTTGCGGATACCATTCCGGAACGAACGAATGGCGAAATTACCGCCAAACTCTTTACCGGCTCATCGTTGCTCAACTTTACCGAAACCTTCTCCGGTGTGCGCGACGGGATCGCGGATATGGGTTATGTGGTTTCGGCCTATCACCGGGCGGAGCTGAAAGAATCAAACCTGATCGGTGATCTTGGCATGCTCGGTTCCAATCTGGTCGTTATGGCGGGCGCTGCCAGCGAATACTGCCTAACGGATGCCGAATGCATTGCCGAATATCAGCGCGAGGGCCAGGTGTTTCTCGGCTTCGCGTCGACACCTCCCTATAGGTTGATTTCGGTGGAGCCCTTGGAAACGCTGGACGACGTAAAGGGCAAACGGATCCGCAGCTTTTCGGGTCAGGGACGCTGGGCAGAAGCGCTTGGCGCAGTTCAGGTCAACCTGCCCGCGGGCGATATTTACGAAGGGTTTTCTCAGGGTACGATTGACGTGAATACTCATCCATATGAGGCGTTTGAGACGTTGAGCCTCAAGGATGTGGCGAAATATGTCACGGATCTGCCGCTAGGCACCTTCTATGTTAACGCGCTATTCAACACCAATATCGACGTTTGGCGGAATTGGGACGAAGCGACCCGGATCGCTGTCATGGATACGGCCGCGGAGGGTCTTGGTCGTGCTGCAGCGGCGACCTATGCGGAGGATCTGGCCTATCACGACGGCGGTGTCGAGGCCTTGGGCGTCACCGTAATCACTCCCTCGCCGGAGCTGATAAGCGCAACCGAGGAGTTTGTTGCGGCTGATGTTCCGGGCATCGCGACGCTGAACGAAGAGACCTTTGGCGTGACAGGCGCTGCGGAGAAAATTGATAGGTTTCGGGCTCTGGTGGAAAAATGGACCGGCCTTGTCGGTGAAATTGACGCCAGCGATCCTGAGGCCGTCGCCGGGCTGTATCGCGAAAACATCTTCGGGGATGTCGACAAAGCCAATTACGGGCTTTGA